The following are encoded in a window of Candidatus Paceibacterota bacterium genomic DNA:
- a CDS encoding alpha/beta hydrolase codes for MAAFLGWFASAQAQPTNSFPLWPDGAPGALGKAEKDIPTLTPHLPDAAKATGAAVVICPGGGYGHLAPHEGGDYARFLNEAGIAGFVLKYRLGTDGYRHPAMLQDAARAVRTVRARAEEWRLDPKRIGIMGSSAGGHLASTLLTHFDAGKPDAPDPVERHSSRPDLGILCYAVISLGEFGHRGSANNLLGKDPSPELIRELSNELQVTSQTPPCFIWHTYEDKGVPVENSLQFAEALRRAGVPFDLHVYQKGPHGLGLGTRDWKPEKRHPWTRDCAFWLQAQGFAR; via the coding sequence ATGGCCGCGTTTTTAGGATGGTTCGCCTCAGCTCAAGCGCAACCGACCAATTCGTTTCCGCTCTGGCCGGATGGAGCCCCCGGCGCGCTCGGCAAAGCCGAGAAGGATATTCCCACGCTCACTCCGCACCTGCCCGACGCCGCCAAAGCGACCGGCGCCGCCGTGGTGATCTGCCCCGGCGGCGGTTACGGCCACCTGGCTCCGCATGAAGGCGGTGATTACGCCCGCTTCCTCAATGAAGCCGGCATCGCGGGTTTTGTCCTGAAATACCGGCTGGGCACAGACGGCTATCGGCATCCGGCGATGCTGCAAGATGCCGCGCGCGCGGTGCGCACCGTGCGCGCCCGGGCCGAAGAATGGCGGTTGGACCCCAAGCGCATCGGCATCATGGGCTCGTCCGCCGGCGGCCATCTTGCCTCCACGCTGCTGACGCATTTCGACGCGGGCAAACCCGACGCTCCCGACCCCGTGGAACGACACAGCTCACGGCCCGATTTGGGCATTCTGTGCTATGCCGTTATTTCCCTGGGCGAGTTCGGCCACCGGGGATCGGCGAATAACCTCTTGGGCAAGGACCCATCGCCGGAGTTGATCCGCGAGTTGTCCAACGAACTCCAGGTGACCAGTCAGACGCCGCCGTGTTTCATCTGGCACACCTACGAAGACAAGGGAGTGCCCGTGGAGAACAGCCTGCAATTTGCCGAAGCGCTACGCCGCGCGGGAGTTCCCTTCGACCTGCACGTCTATCAAAAGGGGCCGCACGGCCTGGGCCTGGGCACACGCGATTGGAAGCCGGAGAAGCGGCATCCCTGGACACGCGACTGCGCCTTCTGGCTGCAAGCGCAGGGATTTGCCAGATAG